The Salvelinus alpinus chromosome 25, SLU_Salpinus.1, whole genome shotgun sequence genomic sequence GAAAAGTAACATGACACTGTTGATCAGTCAGCTCAAATTTTGATTAAAATGGCATGAAAAAAATGTTGATCGATGACAAAGGAGGCAGTGTACTGAATTAATGCATCATAAGGTAAGAGCTTTGTTCTGGATGCTCTGACAGCGACGTCTCGGTCTGGTGTGTTGATCTAGCTAATTGTGTTCACTTACTACAATGCACAGCCGATGCGCTACTTGCATGTGCATTGGCTGGGTTTAGATACAACAGCTAGCAAGAACATTTGTTTTATCAACTACAGTTTGTGTTGTGAGAGGCTGGTCTTGGTTGAGGAAATGTAGCTTAGCTAGCAGTTGTTTGTGCTGAAACTGATATCTGGCTGCACATGATGCTAGCCAGACAGTTTGACAGTAACATGCCTGAGTAGCGTGGCAGTTAACCAACGTTCAAAAAGTTTGATGTTGACAAACTTTACTTAACTAGCCAGCCAGCTTTGCTTTATggaagaatgtagctagctatgatATATTATCAACATTGCGTTATGGTCTACGATCTATAAAGCTATGTTACAGTCTCGTTGGCGTGTACCTGTAGCTACtggctagttggctagctaactggctatagCAGCGGGGACGTTTGCTAGCTTACTTGTTTGTGCTCTGATTTAGTTTAAatatacctagctagctagcttccttTGCTTGTAGCTTGCTTCTCATCCGACTGGTGTTCGCTAGCTAGCGAGCTACAGCTGCTACTAGCTAGCTGCTGCTGTTGCGCTGCAACCGAGTTGCTGGTCCCGGTTTTAGAAATCGGAGATTCGGAAAATATATTAGCAGTGTCAGAAATGCTACAGAAAGGTAGCACATCGTTTGTTCTCTATTGGCATGTGAGAGCGATAAATTACACATTTAATTAAAACTTTTGCCCTACAAACGCATTCAGTCTGAAAGGTGTCAAGTCTAATGTTCTCTTTATGGACGCTGTAATCAGACGCCTAGATATTGAGCTAGGTTTGGGCAAGACATTTTATTTTTTCCTAATGCTAACGACTGTGTTAAAAATCCGGTATGTGGTTCTTGGTAGCTTCAATCAATCCCTACTACAGTCGGGCTATAATACATCTGACTGGTACAACATGTTCTATGTGTTACCTGGAGAATGGCCACTTCATTCCTCAGTTGGCTCTCCTGCTTGGTAGGGAACCTCATTTTGTCAATCACCTTGATGGCAACATCTCTTCCAGTCTTTCTGTGTTTCCCTGCCAACAGAAATAAATAAGTGTGTAACcgtgtacatacactatatataaaaaaaagtatttggacacccattgctgacaggtgtaaaaaaatcaagcacacagccatgcaaaaatctccatagacaaacactggcaataAAATGGCATTACTGAacagctcagtgactttaaacgtggcaccatcataggatgccacctgttcaacaagtcagttcgtcaaatttctgccctgctagagctgcctcggtcaactgtaagtgctgttattatgaagtggaaacgtctaggagcaacaacggctcatccacgaagtggtaggccacacaagctcacagaacgggaccgccgagtgctgaagcacgtaaaaatcgtctgtcctcagttgcaccACTcattactgagttccaaactgcctctggaagcaacgtcagcacaataactgtttgtcaggagcttcatgaaatgggtttccatggctgagcgcaagcctaagatcaccatgtgcaatgctaagtgtcagctggagtggtgtaaagctcaccgccattggactctggagcagtggaaacacgctctctggagtgatgaatcacggttcaccatctggcagtccgacggacgaatctgggtttggcggatgccaggagaacgctacctgcccgaatgcatagtgccaactgtaaagtttgatagAAGAGGgataatggtctagggctgtttttcatggttcgggttagcccacttagttccagtgaagggaaatcttaacgctacagcatacaattacattgtaggcttttctgtgcttccaacgttgtggcaaaagTTTTGGGAAGTACCTTTCCTgtgtcagcatgacaatgcctccgtgcacaaatcgaggtccatacagaaatagtttgttgagatcggtgtggaagaacttgactggcctgcacagagccctgacctcaacgccatcgaacacctttgcgatgaattggaacgcagactgtcagccaggcctaatcgcccaacatcagtgcctgacctcactaatgctcttgtggctgaatggatgcaTGTCCCAAATGCAATGTTTAATTGATagccttcccagaacagtggaggctgttatagcagcaaagggggactaactccatattaatggccatgattttggaatgagatgttcgacgagcaggtgtccacatacttttggccatgtaatgtatatacagtatcataAAGATAGATATGTTTTGGTTTGGGTTGAGAGAATACAATTAATCAAAACATGGATACCCAGGCACATACCTCCATACACAATCCCAAACTGACCAGATCCTAGAACCTCGTCAGAGAAGATCTGGTACACCGAGCTGATGTCCTACAGAGTGGAAAACGCTTTAGTATTACTAAAGTTTATTACATCGCTTAGTAAAGGGTAATGCTAGTGCTAATACACATTTAACTGTGGGTTTACACTGCTATATGTTTACACTGCTATATCATCAATTGAATAGATGCCGTTGTATTGGTATGGTCTTTGAGATGCCAAATGGGTCACTTTCACTCAATGCAGAAGTATAGCACACATGAATATCACCATTTCCCATAACAAGGGTATCCGTGACTTCCTTAATgtctttttaaatatatatatttttttttcatacAGTTGACATGCAATGTTTAATGGTCAATGAAGAATGCAGAAGTAAAAGAGGAAAATGTATGactgcacacacgcacatacagagAAATTGTGCAAGATCGTACGTAAAAGTTACCATACTCACCACATTCTCCTTTATCTGGCAGTTCGACACAGATATGCTGACAGACAACTCCTGTTCTGGTGGAGGAAACAAAAGTTTTCACTTTAAACAGTACACATGCAGAAAGTACTCAATGTATCCCTAACTTATCAAAAACAGAGATACATTTCTCACGTTTTCACGTCCTTAAAGCCTATCACAGCTGCTTGGACTACACACAGCAGATACAATAATGACCCTTTCAAATTGATTAGGAAGGATATGTGTTATTGAACAGCATAACTATGTGTTGCATTTCATTGTAAGTGTTATGGGAGCCTCCATGAGGCCAATATTCAGTCATGGGGTTTCAAAATCATGTTTTACCACAcagtggcgcaacggtctaaggcactgcatctcagtgcttgaggcgtcactacagaaaccctggtttgaatcaaggctgtatcacaaccggccgtgattgggagtcccatagtgcggcacacaattggcccagcgtcgtcggggtttggccggtgtaggccgtcattgtaaataagaatttgttctaaacagacttgcttagttaaataaaggttaaataaaagaaattaaaacatagtaatagtaataatgAACGAAAACTAATCTTCTGATCAACAATGTGTGTCCTCCTGTATTTGTCATTGAGTAAGAAGCATAGTATAGCACTATTGGGCACGAGGCTGAGTCTCTGCAGCTTGTTGTTATTTCAGGGTGGTTGGATAGCGAGGGGTAATAAAGTGGTGGGCCTCATCTGTTTGGCATTATCACCCTCACCATCTATCTGATTTACACCACAATTCATGGCCAGCTAAATGACCTCCAGGGGGCGCTCATCTCATCTGCACTTTAAAACGTTAAAACCTGCCCTGGTGATTGTGGGCACTGAACCACAAGTGTGTTTATTAAATAAcctaaaggtaaaaaaataccaCTAATCTGATTTCGGCCATCTTCATTATTAGATTAAGGTGCATTACTGTATTGGATGTGATGGAAGAGGAAGGTGGATTTTAACACACACATATAATCCCCTGAATCTATGTCAGGTTTCAGGTGTCGCGCCATGTGCCCACAGGTGAGCAACAGGTTGAATGTGCCACCTTGACTCTATAGCCCGTAAGATCATCATAATTATTATAATCAAATTCATTATCATCATAGGAGGGAAGAGGTAAATCATGGCTTCTCAATTCAAGGCTCTGCTGTGTCTGTAGGTAGTCATTTCTGGTGATGTTCCCTTGTGGCTCAGTTAGTGGAGAATGGTTCGaatcccatgggggaccagtatgaaaacaataatgcactcactactgtaaatctctctggataagagcgtctgctaaatgacaaaaatgtaaaatgcCATTGTTGTTATCTCAAAACAAGACTGACTGCTTAATCACTTCAGAACATCACCTCACCTTACTTGACCTTAACTCAGGATTCAAGCATTTAATGGGGACTCTTTTGACCCACTGCACACATATAAAAATCAAACAGCTAAATGACCACAATATGGGATTAGCCATTTTATGTGCATAAAAAGTACTATTTCCATCACTCACATAATCAAATTTCATATCACCTTTCCAGTGCTAGTGCCATTATCTACAATATGTCAAATATATGCCAATGctacttccaatagaaataacTAATGTATACACGCATGATCAGTAGCCTAAAGCGATGTCTACCATGTTAACAGTAGAGAATGGTACTGTACTCACTGTGGTCCTTGCTCTGCCCGGCTGCGGTGGCCACACTGGGCTGGGGCGTGGCAGGCATCAGGGCCTGCCGGATGGCCTTCTCCCAGCCCTGGGCCACCTCCATGCCCACGCCTGAAGCTGCCAAAGCGGGGCTGTTGTAGTGGACCCCGTGGTTCTCCCCTACATAGTAGACCATGGTGGAGGTGATGATTTCAAAGCAGTGTGGGTTGCTGCTCTGGGCTAGGCTGCTGAAGTCGCTTGACTGTTCCACCTGCAGGATCTCTGAGAGAGGGATCTCCTGTGGGccatgagggaaggagggagagagagagacaccagggtCATAACAGACACAAACAAAGAGAGCCATGCCATCACCGTTAGTGAttggggagagagacacagaagacAAATACAACCATGATAGACATAGAAAATACCACAGCCTAGTGAACAGTCACACTGAGAAAGACAAGTCACTGAATCAATCACTAGCAAGACAGAAAGTCAGATCAGATGGAAGCAGACACCAAATCCTTTGCAGATTTCAGAGGTAACCGCTGAAAAATGCTCTTCCGCTTAGCATGCGTACCAGAAAGAGTAACCCAGAGTTAGACCAAGTCCCTTCCCACAGTGTAGTGTATCCACAGCCCCTGCCTAGTGCACAGCCTCTGTCTGACAGACCCTTACAGAAGTGGCGTGAGGGGCAGTTTGAGCACACTTTAAAAGTCCTCTTTCCCTCCAGCCTCACTGTCAAATGCAAATCAAAGAAGAAGAAGGAAGTCCCTAGCCAATAGGAGCCCCTGCAGTGCCTCGCCCCCATTGTCCCACCCCCCGTCTCCTCTGGGTCCCCTGAGGGCGGCTCACCACAGAGTATCAGATGAAGTGGTTAGTAGGGCTGGCCCACGTGAACCAGGCCTGGGCCCATTGAAGAGAAGAGGCCCCATGATTACAAGGCAGGACACGAGAGCCCCATCTGAGCAAGGCCGCGCTGCCAGCCACTGAGACGCGAGACACGGTGACTACTGTTCCACAGACTATCGGACAACAAAAACccggtgcgggggggggggggggggctagagacaGAGTGAAGCCCCCTTACCCCTATAAAAGGGTTTTGGAAACCACAAGTACAGGGGTCTCATCTTCAAAAGAGAAGCCTATATGATTTCCAAATGTAGAAAATGGCAGTCATCTGATATATCAACACACAACCACCACCGCTGATCAGAtgaatggaggtagagagagaagaggacagccaCACGAcaggagaacaagagagagagagacagtgggggaaaACACCCAAGAGACTCAGAGACTACGGTAGATAACTTAATGTGACCACTGGCTCAATCTATGGAGCACACACTAGCAACAAATAAAACAGAACGACCCATATGACGAGATTTGGGAGAATAAGAAAGAACACATTGGCGAACAGCTAGTCTTCAATTAGTCTCCTGAGTGCTATGCTAAGTGGCAAGTTTATAATAAACGACCATATAAAGCTGCCTCTAAACACACCCTGAACGTCTCAATCCCAGCTGTATAAAAGACTGGGGTTTCCTCTCCACTGTTTCACTGCTGGGAAGATGGAGGGTGTGTCCGTCACAGCCGTAACACTCGGAGAGTGGAGCtttaaaacagaataatattagacGACAGCCTGGCAATTAGGTGTctacctacacatacacacactttctctctctcacacacactgaatgTGCTACATCTCACAAAACAAAAGTCGTTAGAAACCATAGCACCATAAACACCATCCCACTGCGTCACATCTCTCGCCACAATCAGGGGAGGCGTCAAAGTAACACACCCACACCGTACAGAGGCTGGCCGTACAGAGGCTGGGACAGGCTCACAGTGGCAAGACTGTACTGAACATGTGGAAGCCTTTACACAGAGGGAACAAGGACTGCCTGGCTGCCTTAGTGCCAAGTGTCTAATTACACAGCTATTAAGATCCTGTGGCATGGTAAAGACTGCCTACGCCACTGGTGTCACCATGGAACTGTCACACACTCTCTGAAGCTGGAGTTCTAGCATTTGGAAATCAGTGTCAAAATgcataaatcaaatgtattcgaACTTGACAACAAAAGTTTATGGTGAAGGTTTGGTAAGACATTTGAAAGAGCATATCTGTTATGAGTGATGCAACTTGTTACAATGTATTGTATAAATGTGTTGGACGTCCCTTTCAGGCATTTTCCCCAGCAAAAACCCATAACATTTTCAGATACAAATACTGCTGATGACAACGTGGCTCTAGAAAAAAACTTTCACTCTGCGACCATGGAGAAATGTCAGTGTACTGCCTGTGAAACCACAGAAGGCAGGCTGGGGGATTTTCTCTGTGTATTAATGGCCCACTGTAGTTTACAGTTGCGACACAGCAGCCCTCAGTCTTAGTCACACCattacatacacatacaccaAGACATTAAAAcccatttttatatatatatatatatatgttaaaaAATCTGGTCGATTTATTTAGGATCAATTCAGCGTTTGGTTGAAACCATTTGCTTTTAGACAGTGTATAGATTCAGAGAATTACTGATCTGTTTACGTTGTTCTGTGACATCAATGTAAATGCACACTCTGGTGCCCATTTCATTCTGCCATGCCTCTGCCTCTGTCAGGTAATAGATGATATGTGGTGTTGCTCTCTCACCTTATAGAACTTGGCTCCAGTGTCGTTCTGAAACAGGCTGAGGCTCTTGGTGTCCAACCTCCAGTAGTGTCTCTTCCTCAGGTTGTCTCTGCTGGTGTAGTGGACCATCCAGCCCTCCCTCACCATGGTGGAGCTCCTCCTCTTGGTCTGTTTGATGGACTGGACCACCCGCATCAGAGGGATGTTGCTGCTGGTGGATGGgctggggacacacacacagcactttttatgaaaacatttgtcacaaagtgcttagcAGAAACCCGGACCTGAGCGTGAGAAGAGCAAGCAGAAGCAACAATGGCAAGGAAGAAGGTCCATTGACGCAGACCTGTTTGATAACTATATGGTCTATGTTTACACAACTATTACATAAGTCAAACTCCAAGTTAGCTCAAATATGTCCCAGTAATGTAAGGTGTCTTGCTATATAATACCTGATGGTCTTGATGGTCTCCTCGTCCTTCTCGCGGTCCAGAAAAGGAGAGTCCATATAGAACATCTTGTCGTCTGGGGTTGAAGGTTCGTCAGAGTCATCCAGTAGTCCTCTAGTGCTCTCCACATCACTACTGTCCACCTCCATGGTACTGTCAGAGTCAGGCCCTGGGCTGGCAGGCTCTGTGGACACACACGATCACACAAATATGAGTATGTCCCTCAGTTACATCTTACCATGATAAATGGACATGGAATGTGAAAATAGAACAGCAGAAATTACCTCCATTGAAGGAAACCTCGCCCAAGCAGTCTCTTGGTACCTTTGATGCACACCGCTTATGGCAATTGAATTTACAATCTGAAAAGAAAGTACAGAAAACATGGATTTAATAACAACATGGAGCTCTAGAGGGAGAAAGGTAAAGAGGTCTAGGCAGATATGGACATAGAGACATACAGGGAGGTGGCACCTCACCTTTGCACTGCATGCCCTGGCGGAAGAGGCCCTTGAGCAGACGTTTGCAGTACTGGCAGATGGTTGGCCGAGTGTAGGTGTGGATGGCGAAGGTGTGAGGCACTTTGACTCGCCCCAGCACCATCTTCTCCATCCAGATGGGCCGGCCACTCCACGACAGGATCCTCTTCCCTGCCTCCTGGTGGCAGCGCTGTTGCAGGGAGAGATGGGAAGGAGGCAGGGAGTGAAAGAaataaaggagagagggagaggcagatggAGCAAGTGTGGTAACCACAGCATGTAGGGATGGAGAGATTTGTAGCCagtgggagtgagggagagataaAATAAACCAGGAAAGGAAGGAGATAGCgaaagagagaagaagatgagggatggagggaccaAAAAGGACCAAATACACAAACATGGGCTAGAATTTACAAGGGTTTAATTTAATTGGCCTAATTGTATTTTCATGGACCTTTCATAAGCGTTCGTCACCAAGGAGAATATTCCATCCAGCTAGCCTCAATCAAACACGTTTCATACGCTTAGGGAAGGCCATCATACGATCCAGTTAATCAAATTCAATTTGCTGTGTCTTTGTGGTGTTTCACATCAAGATAGTCCAATAGATTTGGCTGACAAACAGACAATTGATAAGAAACAACAAGGCATGACCTTGTAGTTCATTTATTGCAAACTGACAAATATGTCTCAATCGGAATAACAGTTAGATTACGTCAAAAGTGAACATAATTTTCAGCCAATCACATGGAACCTATGAGAAAGTATGTGGCTAGAACTGGTTAGTAACTGTACTGTAGATAAAAATCCTACGGTACTTTCACAAGGGGCGTAGACGGACAACGTTGCCGCCTTGCAAGCAATGAACTGTGCTTGGGTGTAACTTTATAAGGGATTGTGTTTACATAGCCACTTTCACTGGGTCTTAAAGCACTTTGTATTGTGCAGAATATATCTTTACCACAGGACATCTCTCTACACCAATGGAAGCACAGGTCTTACCTCCTCCGGGACTACCACCGCATGTTCAGTGGGACCGGGGAGGGGCCGGGGGACTGAGAGCGAAGGGCCCGGCAGGGACACATTGGACAGACGTCTCTTCCTCACCCCACTGCAGTTGTTGGGGATCTTAAAGGCGCAGCGCTTGTGGTAGTTCAGCCCACAACCTGGAAGTACACAGGACACAGTGGTCACTAATTACACATGAAGAACAAAACACATATTGTACAGTACAggctatacagtcgtggccaaaagttttgagaatgacacaaatattaattttcacaaactCTGCTGCCTCagattgtatgatggcaatttgcatatactccagaatgtttctgaagagtgatcagattaattgcaaagtccctctttgccatgcaaaggaACTGAATCCCAAAATAACATTTGCACTGCAttacagccctgccacaaaaggaccagctggcATCAtgccagtgattctctcgttaacataggtgtgagtgttgacgaggacaaggctggagatcactctgtcatgctgattgagttcaaataacagactggaagcttcaaaaggaggatggtgcttggaatcattgttcttcctctgtcattcacatgccgtcatcattgctttgcacaaaaataacttcaaggagagcggttcaattgttatgaagaaggcttcagggcgcccaagaaagtccagcaagcgccaggaccgtctcctaaaggtgattcagctgcgggatcggggcaccaccagtacagagcttgctcaggaatggcagcaggcaggtgtgcatctgcacgcacagtgaggcgaagacttttggaggatggcctggtgtcaagaaaggcagcaaagaagccacttctctccaggaaaattttcattttctctgatgaatcccctttccgattgtttggagcatccggaaaaaagcttgtccggagaagataaggtgagcgctaccatcagtcctgtgtcatgccaacagtaaagcatcctgagaccattcatgtgtggggttgcttctcagccaagggagtgggctcactcacactTTTTCccgagaacacagccatgaataaagaatggtaccaacacatcctccgagagcaacttctcccaaccatccaggaacagtttggtgacgaacaatgccttttccagcatgatggagcaccttgccataaggcaaaagtggctcggggaacaaaacatcgatattttggctccatggccaggaaactccccagaccttaatcccattgagaacttgtgggcaatcctcaagaggcgggtggacaaacaaaaacacacaaattctgacaaactccaagcattgattatgcaagaatgggctgccatcagtcagaatgtggcccagaagttatttgacagcatgccagggcggattgcagaggtcttgaaaaagaagggtcaacactgaaaATATTGACTGCATCAacctcatgtaattgtcaataaaagcctttgacacttatgaaatgcttgtaattgtacttcagtattccatagtaacatctgacaaaaatatctaaagacactgaagcagcaaactttgtggaaattaatatttgtgtcaaacTCAAAACAAAGACTGTATGTAACAAACAGACTTTGGATGTCAGCATTGGGCTTGATACTCAGCAACATTTCATACCCAGCCATCTTGAGACATCTTAAGACATATTTGTGATGACATCTTGAGATATATTAACACGTCTTAAGAAGGAAACTAAGTAAATGAATACGGTAGGAAAGCACTACTTTGATTCTACCCACCAGCTTCATTCTCTTAAACATCCACATGAGGGCTCTACATGCAGTCATTTGATCTCATCCTTCCTCATAGAAAGCTTCAAATGCTTTTCAAAGACATAGCAGGGAATAAAATAGATCTGATCCAATAATCACAATTCCATATTTAATTGCAATTTGACTAGGTATACCAGTCAAAATCTTTCATCCTATTGGAGCGCCTGTTGCATTCCTGTCCCGGCTGGCCCTGGGGCAGCTTGTGTTATACTGAGGGACAGGCTGGATCCATCAGAGAGGGTTAGAGTAGAGCAGCAGCACATGCTTTCTAAAGAGCCTTTGAAGGCTGAGTCCAACGCTTGGCATCAGCACACTGAGCTCCATTCAAACAGGCCAGGCCGGCCATCTCTTCAAAGACCTTCTTTAGTAATGGGAGGAAGTCACACACTCCACTGAGGCTTCCTGCTGCACGGCGCTACCAGCCTTAATGTACCTCTCAGATTGGACCAAGAGAAGGGCATGcttgatttgtgtgtgtatgagtgtacgAGTCGGGTAAACATTTGACACCTTGGCTTTCGGTTCACAGTGCACCCCAGCCTTGATGTGAGAGAGagcttgatgtgtgtgtgtgtgtgtgtgtgtttgcgtgtgtgcttACCTTCACATTTGAGCCCCTGCCGGACGAGGCCCCATAGCATCTCCCCACAGTAGTCACAGAAGGTGGGGGCTTTGTATGAGTGGACATAGAGGGCATGGGGCCGGATCTGGAAGTCCTCTACTGTGGCTAAAGCTGCAATTCAGACACAACTTAAAATCAAAAACATGGCAAACAAAACTAAAGCAAAACAAATAAACTTCAAACACCATAACCCTGAAACCAAATAATGAAAATTACAAAAAAATTTAATAACAATTAAACTAAactaaaatataaaagcaacatgcaacaacttaaaagattttgctgagttacagttcatatacggAAATCAGTcacttgaaatacattcattaggccctaatatataatatagccaggcccagccaatcagaataggttttccccacaaaagggctttattacagacagaaataccccccccccccccccccagacgatcccgcaggtgaagaagctggatgtggaggtcctgggctggcatggttacacttggtctgcggctgtgaggccggttggacatactgccaaattctctaaaatgacattggaggtggcttatggtagagaaatgaacattaaattatctggtaacagctttggtggacattcctgcagtcagcatgccaattgcatgctccctcaaaacttgagacgtctgtggcattgtgtaacaaaactgcacattttagagtggccttgtaTTGTCAGTATAGTTAAGAGGTTTAGGGCTCCATTTTCGGTTGGCGCTACAGCTGCACAAGTACTAAACACACTTGTTTTCCATTTCAGCATGTAAAAACTGGTGCTCTTGTGTTTTCCACCCCATTCACCAGGTTCAGCAATTTACCTGTCTAATATCAGCTCGCTTGCGGAGTGgcaatatttgaggtgtgtcctttaaaacctcttgacactacagggggtgctgtttcaacttggacatttatcgttcccaaattaaactacctcgtactcaattcttgctcgtacaatatgcatattattattactattggatagaaaacaatctctagtttctaaaaccgtttgaattatgtctgtgggtgaaccagaactctttctgcagcgaaattcatgacaggaactgcgaaggtctgaaaacgaggctctgttctcagatcagtttaaagctctgtatgtatcctatgggtcgacatgaactgcacccgccttcccctggatgtcagtaaccaatgagaagtggaatggagtttctacgtagttctcagagcttataaaaggccaaggaacgaagggagctctcttttcgacgttcgtcattgcgcaaagcaagacctcagg encodes the following:
- the LOC139553728 gene encoding serine/threonine-protein kinase D3-like, encoding MSACSSSAPPSFPKAYLHSQLPVLPPTPSPSPSPPAPLYSRLSNGSHRSHTHSAPSPTNSRSSFHGVSFLLQIGLTREMVNLENHDLSLSAVKDLVCSIVDQKFPECGFFGMYDKILLFRHDLTSENILQRLTSAEDIHEGDLIEVVLSALATVEDFQIRPHALYVHSYKAPTFCDYCGEMLWGLVRQGLKCEGCGLNYHKRCAFKIPNNCSGVRKRRLSNVSLPGPSLSVPRPLPGPTEHAVVVPEERCHQEAGKRILSWSGRPIWMEKMVLGRVKVPHTFAIHTYTRPTICQYCKRLLKGLFRQGMQCKDCKFNCHKRCASKVPRDCLGEVSFNGEPASPGPDSDSTMEVDSSDVESTRGLLDDSDEPSTPDDKMFYMDSPFLDREKDEETIKTISPSTSSNIPLMRVVQSIKQTKRRSSTMVREGWMVHYTSRDNLRKRHYWRLDTKSLSLFQNDTGAKFYKEIPLSEILQVEQSSDFSSLAQSSNPHCFEIITSTMVYYVGENHGVHYNSPALAASGVGMEVAQGWEKAIRQALMPATPQPSVATAAGQSKDHKQELSVSISVSNCQIKENVDISSVYQIFSDEVLGSGQFGIVYGGKHRKTGRDVAIKVIDKMRFPTKQESQLRNEVAILQNLHHPGIVNLECMFETPERVFVVMEKLHGDMLEMILSSEKSKLPERITKFLVTQILVALRHLHFKNIVHCDLKPENVLLASAEPFPQVKLCDFGFARIIGEKSFRRSVVGTPAYLAPEVLRSKGYNRSLDMWSVGVIIYVSLSGTFPFNEDEDINDQIQNAAFMYPPQPWKEISAEATDLINNLLQVKMRKRYSVDKSLSHPWLQDYQTWLDLREFETRRGERYITHESDDVRWEEHADEHSLIHPKHFIMAPNLDDMEEDP